A part of Aegilops tauschii subsp. strangulata cultivar AL8/78 chromosome 2, Aet v6.0, whole genome shotgun sequence genomic DNA contains:
- the LOC109744608 gene encoding pre-mRNA cleavage factor Im 25 kDa subunit 2, whose amino-acid sequence MVGASTSSVVNVYPLANYTFGTKEPKMEKDTSVADRLARMKVNYMKEGMRTSVEAILLVQEHNHPHILLLQIGNTFCKLPGGRLKPGENEIEGLKRKLCSKLAVNSPSFPPNWQVGECVAVWWRPNFETVMYPYCPPHITKPKECKKLFIVHLTEREYFAVPRNLKLLAVPLFELYDNVQRYGPVISTIPQQLSRFQFNMVSS is encoded by the exons ATGGTGGGCGCCTCGACGTCGTCGGTGGTGAACGTGTACCCGCTCGCCAACTACACGTTCGGCACCAAGGAGCCCAAGATGGAGAAGGACACCTCCGTCGCCGACCGCCTTGCCCGCATGAAGGTCAA CTACATGAAAGAAGGAATGCGGACAAGTGTTGAAGCAATCCTGCTG GTGCAAGAGCACAATCACCCCCACATACTGTTATTGCAAATTGGGAACACATTTTGCAAACTTCCTGGTGGACGTTTGAAGCCTGGGGAAAATG AAATTGAGGGCCTGAAAAGAAAGTTGTGCAGCAAACTTGCAGTGAACTCACCTTCCTTTCCACCTAACTGGCAG GTTGGTGAGTGTGTTGCTGTTTGGTGGAGGCCAAACTTTGAAACCGTGATGTATCCTTATTGCCCTCCACATATAACCAAGCCCAAG GAATGCAAGAAGCTTTTCATTGTTCATCTAACTGAAAGAGAGTATTTCGCTGTTCCAAGGAACTTGAAGCTACTTGCTGTTCCACTGTTTGAACTCTATGACAATGTTCAG CGGTATGGACCTGTAATTTCCACCATCCCGCAGCAGCTGTCTAGGTTCCAATTCAACATGGTGAGCTCATAA